One Vibrio penaeicida DNA segment encodes these proteins:
- a CDS encoding DUF2860 family protein encodes MERKSLSVLLSALVASCGAQAELSDKNGFSGEVAINVGYTSQTSNMNTEASAQRTKGETPTESNVLIAPLGNLQYTFGSNKQHQVFFGTSRADIAIGTLALELGYKNELSSGMTWSLAALPSVLQSEIWQDPYQLNGNRAETKEFGTAYRLQLEKTPLFGLNFDLAYGQINIDKETSGSELASGADKLDRNGKVLYSKVEKFVPLSRTTFLLPSLKYIQRDADGSAMQNTGIGADLTAIMVRGQHQFVTTVSYLNRNFDDTNPVFDKTRDDNQLKLFLAYEYVNFMGWENTSLVAFGGYDSVTSNIDFYDSSNWIVATGLNYSF; translated from the coding sequence ATGGAACGAAAATCGTTAAGTGTTTTACTGTCTGCTTTGGTTGCTTCCTGTGGTGCTCAGGCAGAGCTCAGCGATAAGAATGGATTCAGTGGCGAAGTCGCTATCAATGTTGGCTATACCAGTCAAACATCAAACATGAATACCGAAGCCAGCGCGCAGCGTACAAAGGGCGAAACCCCAACCGAGAGTAACGTCTTAATTGCGCCGTTAGGTAACCTGCAATACACGTTCGGCTCAAATAAGCAGCATCAGGTATTTTTCGGTACGTCTCGCGCCGATATTGCCATAGGTACCTTAGCGCTTGAGTTAGGCTACAAAAATGAATTGTCTTCTGGAATGACATGGAGCCTCGCGGCACTGCCGAGTGTCCTTCAATCCGAAATATGGCAAGACCCTTATCAGCTCAACGGTAACCGCGCAGAAACCAAAGAGTTTGGTACGGCTTACCGCCTTCAATTGGAAAAGACGCCGTTGTTCGGTCTCAATTTTGATCTCGCCTATGGGCAAATTAATATTGATAAAGAAACATCGGGATCGGAATTGGCGTCGGGTGCCGACAAACTGGATCGAAATGGTAAAGTACTGTATTCCAAAGTCGAGAAGTTTGTACCATTAAGTCGCACCACCTTTTTACTGCCTTCGCTCAAATACATCCAACGTGATGCCGATGGTTCAGCCATGCAAAATACTGGAATCGGTGCAGACTTAACCGCGATCATGGTTCGCGGTCAGCATCAATTCGTCACCACTGTTTCTTATCTCAACCGCAACTTTGACGACACAAACCCTGTCTTCGATAAAACTCGAGATGATAATCAGCTCAAGCTTTTCTTAGCTTATGAATACGTGAACTTCATGGGTTGGGAAAACACGTCTTTGGTTGCTTTTGGTGGTTACGACTCCGTCACTTCAAATATTGATTTCTACGACAGCAGTAACTGGATTGTTGCTACTGGCTTGAACTACAGTTTTTAA
- the ilvE gene encoding branched-chain-amino-acid transaminase produces the protein MTARTADYIWFNGEMVPWGEANVHVLTHAMHYGTSVFEGVRCYNTPNGPIVFRHLEHAKRLKDSAKIYRFPIPYSVEEIMEATRETLRQNKLDNAYIRPLGFVGNVGLGVCPPEGTEMEVIIAAFPWGSYLGEEALENGVDAMISSWNRAAPNTIPTAAKAGGNYLSSLLVGGEARRHGYDEGIALSVDGYLSEGAGENIFVIKDGVLMTPPATSAILPGITRDSIMTLARDRGYEVRETNIAREALYLADEVFMTGTAAEIVPVATIDKIEVGNGKRGPITKVLQDAYFGLFNGTTEDKWGWLDYVYPQDAESTQSAPAK, from the coding sequence ATGACAGCAAGAACAGCCGACTACATCTGGTTTAACGGTGAAATGGTTCCATGGGGCGAAGCGAACGTTCACGTTTTGACCCACGCTATGCATTACGGCACCTCGGTATTTGAAGGGGTGCGTTGCTACAACACGCCAAATGGTCCGATCGTATTCCGTCACTTAGAGCACGCTAAACGCTTAAAAGATTCCGCTAAAATCTATCGCTTCCCAATCCCCTATTCTGTCGAAGAAATCATGGAAGCGACCCGTGAGACATTACGTCAAAACAAATTGGATAATGCGTATATCCGTCCATTGGGTTTTGTTGGAAATGTCGGTTTAGGGGTTTGCCCTCCTGAAGGAACGGAAATGGAAGTGATCATTGCGGCATTCCCTTGGGGATCTTACTTAGGTGAAGAAGCGTTGGAAAACGGGGTTGACGCGATGATTTCAAGCTGGAATCGCGCGGCACCGAACACAATTCCAACTGCAGCGAAAGCGGGGGGCAACTATCTATCTTCTCTCCTCGTTGGTGGAGAAGCGCGTCGCCACGGTTACGACGAAGGCATTGCTCTAAGCGTAGATGGGTATCTGTCGGAAGGTGCTGGTGAAAATATCTTTGTAATTAAAGACGGTGTTCTGATGACACCACCAGCGACTAGCGCCATTCTACCGGGTATCACTCGCGACTCTATCATGACTCTAGCCAGAGACAGAGGCTACGAAGTACGCGAAACCAATATTGCCCGTGAAGCCTTGTATCTAGCCGATGAAGTTTTCATGACAGGCACTGCAGCAGAAATCGTTCCTGTTGCCACCATCGATAAAATTGAAGTGGGTAACGGCAAACGCGGCCCTATCACAAAAGTACTGCAAGACGCCTATTTTGGCTTGTTTAATGGCACCACAGAGGACAAGTGGGGCTGGTTAGATTACGTGTATCCTCAAGATGCCGAATCAACACAAAGTGCACCAGCGAAGTAA
- the ilvM gene encoding acetolactate synthase 2 small subunit: MQRYLLDIKADDKPVLLERVLRVVRHRGFIIRQVAATQNHESKVASVEIIVDSDRPISMLVSQIEKLWDIRSVDVTEIETNELPNNNLQQKVCA; this comes from the coding sequence ATGCAACGCTATTTATTAGATATCAAAGCCGACGATAAACCCGTGTTGCTGGAACGTGTTCTTCGCGTTGTACGCCATCGCGGTTTCATTATTCGCCAAGTCGCCGCCACTCAAAACCATGAAAGTAAAGTGGCCAGCGTTGAGATCATCGTTGACAGTGATCGCCCCATTTCTATGTTGGTCAGCCAGATCGAAAAATTGTGGGACATTCGCTCTGTCGATGTCACTGAGATCGAAACCAACGAACTCCCCAATAATAACTTACAACAAAAAGTGTGTGCATAA
- a CDS encoding serine/threonine protein kinase — translation MSDNAFNFEALTPDFMWYALESIGVRAESGLLALNSYENRVYQFADEDKRRYVVKFYRPSRWSKAQIQEEHDFALELLEQDIPLAPPLVINGQTLHEYNGYLFTLFDSVGGRQFEVDNDEQLEWVGRFMGRIHKVAQSKTFQHRPTLGFEEYLYQPRALLQQSNLIPMHLEKSFFNDLDMLIERIESHWVSGAAIQRLHGDCHPGNILWRDGPMFVDLDDARNGPAVQDLWMLLNGERHDKLAQLDIILEGYEEFCNFNHNELKLIEPLRGLRMVHYMAWLAKRWQDPAFPVAFPWFSDAKYWEGQVLAFKEQLAALEEAPLTLTPQW, via the coding sequence ATGTCTGATAATGCCTTTAACTTTGAAGCTCTGACTCCCGACTTCATGTGGTACGCGCTGGAAAGCATCGGAGTCCGCGCGGAATCGGGGTTACTTGCCCTAAACAGCTATGAAAACCGAGTCTATCAATTCGCAGACGAAGACAAGCGACGCTATGTGGTTAAGTTCTACAGACCATCGCGCTGGAGCAAGGCTCAAATCCAAGAAGAACATGATTTTGCTTTAGAATTACTGGAACAAGACATACCTCTTGCCCCTCCTTTGGTGATCAATGGTCAAACATTGCATGAGTATAATGGCTATCTATTCACGCTTTTTGATAGCGTAGGCGGGCGTCAATTCGAAGTCGATAACGATGAACAGTTGGAGTGGGTGGGTCGTTTTATGGGTCGAATTCACAAAGTTGCTCAAAGTAAGACATTTCAACATCGTCCTACTTTAGGTTTTGAAGAATACCTTTATCAACCTCGTGCACTATTACAGCAATCGAACCTGATACCCATGCATTTGGAAAAAAGCTTTTTCAACGACTTAGACATGCTTATTGAGCGAATCGAGTCGCATTGGGTTTCTGGTGCAGCCATACAGCGATTGCATGGAGATTGCCATCCAGGGAACATTCTTTGGCGAGATGGACCGATGTTTGTCGACTTAGATGATGCGCGAAATGGTCCTGCCGTTCAGGACTTATGGATGCTACTCAATGGTGAACGCCACGATAAATTGGCTCAATTGGATATCATTCTTGAGGGTTATGAAGAATTCTGTAACTTTAATCACAATGAATTGAAACTAATTGAGCCATTGCGCGGTCTACGAATGGTACATTACATGGCTTGGTTAGCTAAGCGATGGCAAGATCCCGCCTTTCCCGTTGCATTCCCTTGGTTTAGCGACGCAAAGTACTGGGAAGGTCAAGTGCTTGCATTCAAGGAACAATTGGCGGCTTTAGAAGAAGCCCCGCTGACACTCACGCCTCAATGGTAA
- a CDS encoding YifB family Mg chelatase-like AAA ATPase: MALAIIHSRACVGVEAPEVTVEVHISNGMPGFTLVGLPETTVKESRDRVRSAIINSGFEFPAKRITVNLAPADLPKEGGRFDLPIALGILAASEQIAITKLGQIEFIGELALSGELRAVKGVLPAALAANKSNRCLVVPDTNGDQAALVGANTHKSAANLLDVCADLCGQKSLSLFQTPELTVTQESSRCLQDIIGQQQGKRALEIAAAGNHNLLFLGPPGTGKTMLASRLRDLLPDMDEQEAMETASVASLTQQEINQYNWRKRPFRSPHHSSSMAALVGGGSIPRPGEISLAHNGLLFLDEMPEFERKVLDSLREPLESGEIIISRAAGKTRFPARFQLVGALNPSPTGYYKGNQARANPQAILRYLGRLSGPLLDRFDMSLEIPALPKGTLSEGGDRGEPTQVVKQRVNFARERMQSRNGKVNALLGTREIDKYCPLQKQDAEFLENALHQLGLSIRAYHRIIKVARTIADLSGSRNIERPHIAEALGYRAMDRLMKQLTAQAA; this comes from the coding sequence ATGGCTTTAGCAATTATTCACAGCCGCGCGTGTGTAGGAGTGGAAGCTCCAGAGGTGACGGTTGAAGTGCACATCAGCAATGGTATGCCTGGTTTTACTTTGGTGGGCTTGCCTGAAACAACGGTGAAAGAGTCGCGTGATAGAGTGCGCAGCGCCATTATCAATTCTGGCTTCGAATTTCCAGCCAAGCGTATAACGGTGAACTTAGCCCCAGCGGATTTGCCAAAAGAAGGCGGCCGCTTTGATTTGCCTATTGCGCTCGGGATATTGGCGGCATCAGAACAAATCGCCATCACTAAGCTGGGGCAAATAGAGTTTATTGGCGAACTTGCTCTGTCTGGTGAATTGAGAGCAGTCAAAGGCGTGTTACCAGCTGCGCTAGCGGCTAATAAGAGTAACCGTTGTTTAGTCGTACCCGATACCAATGGTGATCAAGCCGCATTGGTTGGGGCAAATACACATAAATCGGCAGCCAACTTGCTGGACGTATGCGCCGATTTATGTGGTCAAAAATCCCTTTCTTTATTTCAGACTCCCGAACTCACTGTTACCCAAGAATCATCTCGTTGTTTACAAGACATTATTGGTCAGCAGCAAGGTAAACGTGCGCTAGAGATAGCTGCTGCAGGTAACCATAACCTTTTGTTCCTCGGTCCTCCGGGAACAGGAAAAACCATGCTGGCATCTCGATTGCGTGATTTGTTGCCCGATATGGATGAACAAGAAGCGATGGAAACGGCGTCGGTTGCCTCGCTTACTCAGCAGGAAATCAATCAATATAACTGGAGGAAACGACCTTTTCGTTCTCCTCACCATTCCAGTTCCATGGCGGCTCTGGTTGGCGGAGGCTCGATTCCCAGACCAGGTGAGATCTCATTAGCGCACAATGGGCTTCTCTTTCTTGATGAAATGCCAGAATTTGAGCGAAAGGTGCTGGATTCATTACGCGAACCTCTAGAGTCAGGAGAAATCATCATCTCGCGTGCAGCGGGTAAAACGCGTTTTCCAGCTCGCTTCCAGCTAGTTGGAGCGCTGAATCCAAGCCCGACAGGGTATTACAAAGGGAATCAAGCGAGAGCGAATCCTCAGGCCATACTCCGGTATTTAGGGCGTCTATCTGGTCCACTGCTCGATAGGTTCGATATGTCTTTAGAAATCCCTGCGCTGCCAAAAGGTACGCTTTCTGAAGGTGGTGATCGTGGTGAACCTACTCAGGTAGTAAAACAAAGAGTGAATTTTGCGCGTGAGAGGATGCAATCGCGCAATGGGAAAGTAAACGCATTGCTAGGGACGCGTGAGATCGACAAATATTGCCCATTGCAAAAACAAGATGCGGAGTTTCTTGAAAACGCGCTGCACCAGCTTGGTTTATCTATTCGAGCGTACCACCGGATTATCAAAGTGGCTCGTACCATTGCCGATTTGTCGGGGAGCCGGAATATAGAGCGCCCGCATATTGCCGAAGCCTTGGGATATCGAGCCATGGATAGGCTCATGAAGCAGCTTACCGCGCAAGCGGCATAA
- the ilvG gene encoding acetolactate synthase 2 catalytic subunit: protein MTGAELVVAALQQEGIKTIFGYPGGAIMPIYDALYDGGVEHILCRHEQGAAMAAIGMARSTQDVAVCMATSGPGATNLVTGLADAFLDSVPLVAITGQVASSHIGTDAFQEMDVIGMSLACTKHSYLVTDINDLAPTLAEAFEVAKSGRPGPVIVDIAKDVQLAQAPTEILPHFEPPAIPVASSEAISQAQALLSQATRPVLYVGGGVQLANATESVREFLRINPMPSVSTLKGLGTIERHDPHYLGMLGMHGTKAANLVVQESDLLIVVGARFDDRVTGKLDTFAPHAKVIHIDIDAAEFNKLRTANAPIRGDINVILPQLELSQDISPWVHHSESLRSGFKWRYDHPGDPIFAPLLLKQLSDMMPDSSIVSTDVGQHQMWAAQHIQPREPQNFISSAGLGTMGFGLPAAMGAAVARPNDQSILISGDGSFMMNVQELGTLKRRQIPVKMVLLDNQRLGMVRQWQSLFFDGRHSETILDDNPDFIMLAQAFGIPGKQITRKEEVEPALKEMLESKTSYLLHVLIDEEQNVWPLVPPGASNNDMLENT, encoded by the coding sequence ATGACAGGTGCTGAATTAGTTGTTGCGGCTTTGCAGCAAGAAGGTATTAAGACAATATTTGGCTACCCTGGTGGGGCAATTATGCCAATATATGATGCGTTGTATGATGGTGGTGTGGAGCACATCCTATGCCGCCATGAACAAGGTGCAGCTATGGCAGCCATTGGTATGGCTCGTTCAACTCAAGATGTCGCTGTCTGTATGGCCACATCAGGACCAGGTGCAACCAACCTAGTCACTGGACTCGCAGATGCATTTCTCGATTCAGTTCCATTGGTTGCCATCACAGGTCAGGTTGCCAGCTCTCACATCGGGACTGATGCCTTCCAAGAAATGGACGTCATTGGTATGTCTTTAGCGTGTACTAAGCACAGCTACCTCGTTACTGACATCAACGATCTCGCTCCCACTCTTGCTGAAGCTTTTGAAGTTGCGAAAAGTGGTCGTCCGGGTCCAGTCATTGTGGACATAGCTAAAGATGTTCAGTTAGCTCAAGCACCAACTGAAATACTGCCTCATTTTGAACCACCAGCCATTCCAGTTGCCAGCTCAGAAGCCATATCACAAGCTCAAGCATTGCTTTCACAAGCTACGCGCCCAGTTTTGTATGTAGGTGGCGGTGTTCAACTTGCCAATGCGACCGAGTCGGTACGTGAGTTTTTAAGAATTAACCCAATGCCTTCTGTAAGCACACTGAAAGGTTTGGGTACCATTGAACGTCATGACCCTCATTACCTAGGTATGTTAGGGATGCACGGTACGAAAGCGGCGAATTTAGTGGTTCAAGAATCTGACCTACTGATCGTTGTGGGTGCTCGTTTTGATGACCGCGTGACAGGAAAACTCGATACTTTTGCCCCGCACGCCAAAGTGATTCACATTGATATTGATGCCGCTGAGTTCAATAAGCTGAGAACGGCAAACGCCCCAATACGCGGCGACATCAACGTGATACTTCCTCAGTTAGAACTTTCACAGGATATTTCCCCTTGGGTTCATCACAGCGAAAGCCTAAGAAGTGGCTTCAAGTGGCGTTACGACCATCCGGGTGACCCTATTTTTGCGCCGCTATTGCTAAAGCAACTGTCTGACATGATGCCGGATTCATCGATTGTTTCTACGGATGTTGGTCAGCACCAAATGTGGGCGGCACAGCATATTCAACCTCGTGAACCTCAGAACTTCATCAGTTCTGCTGGTCTGGGCACCATGGGCTTTGGTTTACCTGCGGCAATGGGCGCAGCAGTTGCACGTCCTAACGACCAATCTATCCTTATATCAGGAGATGGTTCGTTCATGATGAATGTACAGGAACTGGGGACACTAAAGCGCCGCCAGATTCCAGTTAAAATGGTTCTGCTCGACAACCAGCGTTTGGGCATGGTTCGTCAATGGCAGTCTTTGTTCTTTGACGGCAGGCACAGTGAAACCATTTTAGATGACAACCCAGATTTCATTATGCTGGCACAAGCGTTTGGTATTCCGGGTAAACAAATCACGCGTAAGGAAGAGGTTGAGCCTGCGCTGAAAGAAATGCTAGAGAGCAAAACGTCGTATCTGCTTCATGTATTGATTGATGAAGAGCAAAACGTGTGGCCATTAGTACCACCAGGTGCTTCGAACAATGACATGCTGGAGAACACCTAA
- a CDS encoding acyltransferase, with translation MFGYFLLILNVTLVILTSALCSIPIVLLALVKFLVPGQKLKTHVTRGANFFMWLWATLNGLILIISNRIEWRIEGGEGLKKEGWYLMISNHLSWTDIVVLCSVFKDRIPMPKFFLKQQLLYVPFVGMACWALDMPFMRRYSREYLIRHPEKRGQDLATTRRSCEKFRHLPTTVVNYVEGTRYTSEKQKKSSAPYQHLLSPKSGGIAYTLAAMGEQFDHIIDVTLAYPDNIDTPFKDMLMGKMKRIEVRIRLIPMTEEVKGDYFNDKPYKRQFQQWLGNIWRDKDEVLRNIYQGK, from the coding sequence ATGTTTGGTTATTTTCTTCTTATTCTCAACGTCACACTCGTCATCCTGACTTCTGCTTTGTGCTCCATTCCAATCGTCTTACTCGCATTGGTTAAGTTTCTCGTTCCGGGACAAAAACTAAAAACGCATGTTACTCGTGGTGCCAACTTTTTTATGTGGCTTTGGGCCACCCTTAATGGGCTCATTTTGATTATCTCTAACCGAATAGAGTGGCGTATTGAAGGGGGAGAAGGACTAAAAAAAGAGGGCTGGTACTTGATGATTAGCAATCATCTCAGCTGGACAGATATCGTTGTTCTTTGTTCTGTTTTTAAAGACCGCATACCCATGCCTAAATTTTTTCTAAAACAGCAACTTTTATACGTCCCTTTCGTTGGTATGGCTTGTTGGGCGCTGGATATGCCATTTATGCGTCGTTATTCAAGGGAGTACTTAATTAGGCACCCTGAAAAGCGTGGACAGGACTTGGCGACTACGCGTCGCTCATGCGAAAAATTCAGACACCTGCCCACCACAGTTGTCAATTATGTCGAAGGCACGCGTTATACTTCTGAAAAGCAGAAAAAATCCAGCGCGCCTTATCAGCATTTATTGTCCCCAAAATCGGGTGGGATAGCTTATACCCTAGCGGCGATGGGCGAACAATTTGATCATATTATTGATGTTACGTTGGCGTACCCAGACAATATAGATACCCCGTTTAAAGACATGCTAATGGGAAAAATGAAGAGAATTGAGGTGCGTATTCGTTTGATACCGATGACAGAAGAGGTGAAGGGCGACTACTTTAACGACAAGCCTTATAAGAGGCAGTTTCAGCAATGGCTTGGGAATATTTGGCGAGATAAAGATGAAGTACTGAGGAATATTTATCAAGGTAAATAG
- a CDS encoding thiol:disulfide interchange protein DsbA/DsbL, with protein sequence MKKLFALIATVLISVSAHAAKFSEGEHYKVLDLPASSSPTVTEFFSFYCPHCNSFEPVVQQLKKQLPDNAKLVKVHVSFMGGNMGVPMSKAYAAMVALKAEDKMVPVMFNRIHNLQKAPKNEEELRQIFLDEGIDAKAFDSAYKGFAVDSMVRRFDKQFQNSGLRGVPAIVVNNKYLVQAPSIKSMDEYFELVNFLLKLK encoded by the coding sequence ATGAAAAAACTTTTTGCACTGATTGCAACTGTGCTTATCAGCGTTTCAGCCCATGCAGCAAAATTCAGTGAAGGTGAACACTACAAAGTTCTGGATCTTCCTGCGTCTTCTTCCCCAACAGTAACAGAGTTTTTCTCGTTCTACTGTCCGCACTGTAATTCATTCGAACCCGTTGTTCAGCAACTTAAAAAGCAACTGCCAGACAACGCGAAACTGGTTAAAGTGCACGTTTCTTTCATGGGCGGCAACATGGGCGTGCCAATGAGTAAAGCCTATGCGGCAATGGTGGCACTGAAAGCAGAAGATAAAATGGTTCCGGTTATGTTCAATCGCATCCACAACCTGCAAAAGGCACCAAAGAACGAAGAAGAATTGCGTCAAATCTTCCTAGATGAAGGTATTGATGCCAAGGCATTCGATTCTGCATACAAAGGTTTTGCTGTGGACTCTATGGTTCGTCGATTCGATAAGCAATTCCAAAACAGCGGTCTACGCGGTGTTCCTGCCATTGTTGTGAACAACAAATACCTCGTACAAGCACCATCAATTAAATCAATGGATGAGTACTTCGAGCTGGTTAATTTCCTATTGAAGCTCAAGTAA
- the ilvD gene encoding dihydroxy-acid dehydratase: MPIYRSATTTHGRNMAGARALWRATGVKEEDFGKPIIAVVNSFTQFVPGHVHLKDMGQLVAGEIEKAGGIAKEFNTIAVDDGIAMGHGGMLYSLPSRELIADSVEYMVNAHCADAMVCISNCDKITPGMLMASMRLNIPVIFVSGGPMEAGKTKLSDQLIKLDLVDAMIQGADPTVSDEQSQQVERSACPTCGSCSGMFTANSMNCLTEALGLSQPGNGSMLATHADREELFINAGKRVVELTRRYYEKDDETALPRNIANRAAFENAMALDIAMGGSSNTVLHLLAAAQEGEIDFDMKDIDEMSRRVPHLCKVAPSTPKYHMEDVHRAGGVMAILGELDRAGLLNSDTRTVLGLSMQEQLAEYDIIQTENEDVLKFFRAGPAGIRTTKAFSQDCRWDRLDDDRENGCIRTKENAFSQEGGLAVLSGNIAEDGCIVKTAGVDEDNLKFQGPAIVFESQDTAVEGILGGKVKAGEVVVIRYEGPKGGPGMQEMLYPTTYLKSMGLGKSCALLTDGRFSGGTSGLSIGHTSPEAASGGTIGLVQNGDIITIDIPSRSITLDVSEDELATRRAKQDELGWKPANRQREVSFALKAYGSMATSADKGAVRDKSLLED, from the coding sequence ATGCCAATATATAGATCAGCAACAACAACACACGGTAGAAACATGGCTGGTGCTCGCGCTTTATGGCGTGCAACAGGCGTAAAAGAAGAAGATTTTGGTAAGCCAATCATTGCTGTAGTGAACTCATTCACACAGTTTGTACCTGGACATGTTCACCTAAAAGACATGGGTCAATTGGTGGCTGGAGAAATCGAAAAAGCGGGCGGAATCGCCAAAGAATTTAACACCATCGCTGTTGATGATGGTATCGCAATGGGTCACGGCGGCATGCTGTATTCACTGCCTTCACGTGAACTGATCGCCGATTCTGTTGAGTACATGGTAAACGCGCACTGTGCAGATGCGATGGTATGTATCTCGAACTGTGACAAAATCACACCGGGAATGTTAATGGCGTCCATGCGTTTAAACATTCCAGTGATCTTTGTTTCTGGTGGACCAATGGAAGCAGGTAAAACCAAGCTTTCAGATCAGTTGATCAAACTCGACCTAGTTGATGCGATGATCCAAGGTGCCGATCCAACGGTATCCGATGAACAAAGCCAGCAAGTAGAGCGTTCTGCGTGCCCAACTTGCGGTTCATGTTCCGGTATGTTCACCGCGAACTCGATGAACTGTCTAACAGAAGCACTAGGTCTTTCTCAACCAGGTAATGGTTCCATGCTAGCCACTCACGCTGATCGTGAAGAACTGTTCATCAACGCCGGAAAGCGAGTGGTTGAGCTTACTCGTCGCTACTACGAAAAAGACGACGAGACGGCGCTTCCAAGAAACATCGCAAACCGCGCCGCGTTTGAAAATGCCATGGCACTGGATATTGCGATGGGTGGTTCAAGTAATACTGTCTTGCACCTATTGGCTGCGGCTCAAGAAGGCGAAATTGATTTTGACATGAAAGACATCGATGAAATGTCTCGACGTGTCCCACACCTATGTAAAGTGGCACCATCCACGCCAAAATATCACATGGAAGATGTTCACCGCGCTGGTGGTGTGATGGCCATTCTTGGTGAACTCGATCGCGCAGGATTACTAAACAGCGATACTCGTACCGTTTTGGGTTTATCTATGCAAGAACAGCTTGCAGAATACGACATCATCCAAACAGAAAATGAAGATGTTCTAAAATTCTTCCGTGCCGGACCTGCTGGTATTCGTACTACAAAAGCTTTTTCTCAAGATTGTCGTTGGGATCGCTTGGATGATGACCGTGAAAACGGCTGTATCCGCACCAAAGAAAATGCCTTTAGCCAAGAAGGTGGTTTAGCGGTACTTTCGGGCAATATCGCTGAAGATGGCTGTATAGTCAAAACAGCGGGCGTTGACGAAGATAACCTGAAATTCCAAGGCCCAGCTATCGTATTTGAAAGCCAGGACACCGCTGTAGAAGGTATTTTGGGTGGAAAAGTAAAAGCAGGTGAAGTCGTGGTTATTCGTTATGAAGGACCAAAAGGCGGACCAGGTATGCAGGAAATGCTTTACCCAACGACCTACTTGAAGTCGATGGGCTTAGGCAAATCTTGTGCACTTCTAACGGACGGTCGCTTCTCTGGTGGTACGTCTGGTTTATCCATCGGTCACACATCACCAGAAGCAGCCAGTGGCGGCACCATTGGTTTGGTTCAAAATGGCGACATCATTACTATTGATATCCCAAGCCGCTCTATCACCCTAGACGTATCTGAAGACGAATTGGCTACTCGCCGTGCAAAACAAGATGAACTGGGTTGGAAACCAGCGAACCGCCAACGTGAAGTATCTTTCGCTCTTAAAGCATACGGCAGCATGGCGACCAGTGCAGACAAAGGTGCAGTCCGTGACAAATCGTTGTTAGAGGACTAG